The following proteins come from a genomic window of Mycolicibacterium rufum:
- a CDS encoding HNH endonuclease signature motif containing protein, with amino-acid sequence MSPSASAEPAAKSFDERLGELFDELAELTGQRNAIDGRIVDIVAEIERDGLWGATGARSVPALVAWKTGVTPSRAETIAAVAHRLEEFPQCAAGLRNGTLSLDQVGVIAQQAAPGSDAHFSELARSATVTQLRTALKLQPKPEPEPRPDADLEHDPEPGPQASITTNSDEQYRYWQIRLPHVEAAAFEAALRSHRDALITEWKQCAETDQRPPMPTTADAFMRLVEAGWDAEAAVRPHGQRTTVVVHVDAKDAVASLHLGPMLDDADRRYLTCDATCEAWFHRDGRLIGAGRTTRTVNRRLRRALEYRDRTCVVPGCGATLGLHAHHLVHWEEGGPTELWNLALVCPYHHRAHHRGIITITGPADALTVTDSAGRALSSASLARPPTTPPPAVEPCRGPTGERADWWWYQPFEPPPTDAN; translated from the coding sequence ATGTCCCCGAGCGCGTCTGCTGAGCCGGCGGCGAAGAGTTTCGATGAACGACTCGGCGAGTTGTTCGACGAGCTGGCGGAGTTGACCGGCCAGCGCAACGCGATCGACGGGCGGATCGTGGACATCGTCGCGGAGATCGAGCGCGACGGTCTCTGGGGCGCGACGGGAGCGCGTTCGGTTCCGGCGTTGGTCGCGTGGAAGACCGGGGTGACCCCGTCGCGGGCGGAAACCATTGCTGCCGTGGCACATCGGCTCGAGGAGTTCCCTCAGTGCGCCGCCGGTCTGCGGAACGGAACGCTGTCACTGGACCAGGTCGGCGTGATCGCCCAGCAGGCCGCCCCCGGTTCGGACGCCCACTTCTCGGAATTGGCGCGGTCCGCGACCGTCACTCAGTTGCGCACCGCGCTCAAACTACAACCCAAGCCGGAGCCGGAACCCCGGCCGGATGCCGACCTCGAGCATGATCCCGAACCGGGCCCGCAAGCGTCCATCACCACGAACTCCGACGAGCAATACAGGTACTGGCAGATCCGCCTTCCGCATGTCGAGGCTGCGGCGTTCGAAGCGGCCCTTCGATCCCATCGGGACGCGTTGATCACCGAGTGGAAGCAATGCGCCGAGACCGATCAGCGACCACCGATGCCCACGACCGCCGACGCGTTCATGCGCCTGGTGGAGGCCGGTTGGGATGCCGAAGCAGCGGTCCGCCCGCACGGGCAACGCACCACGGTCGTCGTCCATGTCGACGCGAAGGACGCTGTCGCGTCACTGCATCTCGGGCCCATGCTCGACGACGCAGACCGCCGATACCTGACCTGTGATGCCACCTGCGAGGCGTGGTTCCACCGTGACGGCCGGCTCATCGGCGCGGGCCGAACCACGCGGACGGTGAACCGTCGGCTTCGCCGCGCGCTGGAGTATCGAGACCGCACCTGCGTGGTACCCGGGTGCGGAGCGACCCTGGGCCTGCACGCTCATCACCTCGTGCACTGGGAGGAAGGCGGACCGACCGAGCTGTGGAATCTCGCGTTGGTCTGTCCCTACCACCACCGAGCGCACCACCGCGGAATCATCACCATCACCGGCCCCGCCGACGCGCTGACTGTCACCGACAGCGCAGGGCGTGCGCTGAGCTCCGCCTCGTTGGCCCGGCCCCCGACGACTCCGCCACCCGC
- a CDS encoding lipase family alpha/beta hydrolase: MRTTDIESLGEVAAEGLTVLNTLVRGVHTGIAGRVFRSLGPAARPVEIVHDAIAGAVYDALDATGHRLPPAVAGLAVAGLAFDDDPPLDERPGIAEAIAALNGIYGDELADRDNVLAAPMSVRVHGRPVALTPDAVTAAFPAPTDTLVVFVHGLCQTESSWHRPPRPSVAADARWYGERLREDHGVTPIQIRYNTGLHISTNGRAFDELLTRLVEVWPVPVRRIALVGHSMGGLVARSACHYGHEQNRRWTRATRQVVCLGSPHLGADLEKGVNAATWLLIRLRETRAIAELLNLRSDGIKDLRFGSVLDDDWADAHPDEFLRDRCGEAPFLPHARYHFVATSAAPAALGLLVGDHLVRPSSASGRGRKRQVPFGDGDGLVMTGLHHFDLLNHPQIYDRLHHWLGGG; the protein is encoded by the coding sequence ATGCGGACGACGGACATCGAGTCCCTTGGGGAGGTCGCCGCCGAGGGTCTGACCGTGCTGAACACGCTGGTGCGCGGCGTGCACACCGGGATCGCGGGGCGGGTGTTCCGGTCGCTCGGGCCGGCGGCCCGGCCGGTCGAGATCGTGCACGACGCGATCGCCGGGGCCGTCTACGACGCCCTCGACGCGACGGGCCACCGGCTCCCTCCTGCGGTGGCGGGCCTGGCGGTCGCGGGCCTGGCGTTCGACGACGACCCGCCGCTGGACGAGCGACCCGGCATCGCGGAGGCCATCGCCGCACTCAACGGCATCTACGGCGACGAACTGGCCGACCGCGACAACGTCCTGGCCGCGCCGATGTCGGTGCGGGTGCACGGGCGGCCGGTGGCGCTGACGCCCGACGCGGTGACGGCCGCGTTCCCCGCGCCCACCGACACGCTGGTGGTGTTCGTGCACGGGCTGTGCCAGACGGAGTCGTCGTGGCACCGCCCGCCGCGACCGTCGGTGGCGGCCGACGCGCGGTGGTACGGCGAACGGCTGCGAGAGGACCACGGCGTCACGCCGATCCAGATCCGGTACAACACGGGGCTGCACATCTCGACCAACGGCCGGGCGTTCGACGAGCTGCTGACCCGGCTGGTCGAGGTCTGGCCGGTGCCGGTGCGCCGCATCGCGCTGGTGGGTCACTCGATGGGCGGCCTGGTGGCGCGGTCGGCCTGCCACTACGGCCACGAGCAGAACCGTCGCTGGACCCGGGCCACGCGGCAGGTGGTGTGCCTGGGCTCGCCGCACCTGGGCGCCGACCTGGAGAAGGGGGTGAACGCCGCGACGTGGCTGCTGATCCGGCTGCGGGAGACCCGCGCGATCGCGGAGCTGCTGAACCTGCGCAGCGACGGCATCAAGGATCTGCGTTTCGGCTCGGTGCTCGACGACGACTGGGCCGACGCCCACCCTGACGAGTTCCTCCGGGATCGCTGCGGCGAGGCGCCGTTCCTCCCCCACGCCCGCTATCACTTCGTCGCCACCTCCGCGGCTCCGGCCGCGCTGGGTCTGCTGGTCGGCGACCACCTGGTGCGTCCGTCGAGCGCTTCGGGCCGGGGGCGGAAGCGACAGGTCCCGTTCGGCGACGGGGACGGCCTGGTGATGACCGGTCTGCATCACTTCGACCTGCTCAATCACCCGCAGATCTACGACCGGCTGCATCACTGGCTCGGCGGCGGGTGA